A stretch of the Siniperca chuatsi isolate FFG_IHB_CAS linkage group LG24, ASM2008510v1, whole genome shotgun sequence genome encodes the following:
- the LOC122872440 gene encoding high affinity cGMP-specific 3',5'-cyclic phosphodiesterase 9A-like, giving the protein MDDEFALVPSAGRCVVLHAGCIIFYCWVPFAKICILLAEIGTPERRRRACGEGSRRTATPAGRAAQQHRALQHQEGTAWVGSLSAAGHVPPGSGMTTKIIHFMVNGRLEQAEFGADCSAADVKDLFRAAAEAGPHHILKMYKTNGSVVNISPRLEANSEDSYYRLEVVASDLHSVGMPTELDNMEYRLHHLESKVIEDVGKTPDIICELKSQVESFKRKLESVVHLSWMGLFKDDRDQQFSPKFSPKPKKPQLSVQEERQQVRRKFLSMSSLQVTDEVREHLKTPIFDNWQWEEAEMLVLLKVMFTDLDFLTAFHIELYVLQNFLFEVYCHYNSIPFHNFQHCFCVTQMMYGLIWLTDLRSKLSRIDLFIMLTSALCHDLDHPGYNNVYQINAQTDLALRYNDISPLENHHCAVAFGILSKPECNILKNLTCEQYKQIRSGMIKCILATDMARHNEILNKFRIMQPVFNFTNKDHKEVLMKIMVKVSDISNEARPMAVAEPWLDCLLQEFFNQSDTEKLKGLPVAPFMDRDKVSKPSSQTNFIRYVLLPLFTELTKLFPCLEQHILEPVRRALEYYSDMERASKEEEGTTKA; this is encoded by the exons atggaCGACGAGTTCGCTCTGGTGCCATCTGCAGGACGCTGTGTGGTATTACACGCAGGCtgcattattttttactgttggGTCCCATTtgcaaaaatatgcattttactGGCAGAGATAGGCACACCTGAGAG ACGCCGTAGAGCCTGCGGGGAAGGAAGCCGCAGAACGGCGACCCCTGCCGGCAGAGCTGCGCAACAACACCGAGCCCTGCAGCACCAGGAGGGGACAGCGTGGGTGGGCTCTCTGTCAGCTGCAG GTCATGTCCCACCTGGCTCTGGGATGACAacaaaaatcattcattttatggTCAACGGGAGGCTGGAGCAAGCAGAGTTTGGAGCcgactgctctgctgcagatgtCAAAG ATCTGTTCCGGGCGGCGGCGGAGGCGGGGCCTCACCACATCCTGAAGATGTATAAAACAAACGGCAGCGTGGTGAACATCTCCCCCCGGCTGGAAGCCAACAGCGAGGACTCGTACTACCGACTGGAGGTGGTGGCGTCAGATCTCCACA GTGTGGGGATGCCAACAGAGCTGGACAACATGGAATACAG GCTGCATCATCTGGAGAGCAAAGTCATTGAAGACGTGGGAAAGACTCCGGACATCATCTGTGAGCTGAAGAGCCAAGTGGAGTCTTTTAAGAGGAAGCTGGAG aGTGTGGTGCACCTGAGCTGGATGGGTCTATTCAAGGACGACAGGGACCAGCAGTTCTCCCCGAAGTTCTCCCCGAAACCCAAAAAGCCTCAGCTGAGCGTGCAGGAGGAGCGCCAACAAGTCCGCAGGAAGTTCCTCAGCATGAG CTCGCTGCAGGTGACAGACGAAGTGAGAGAGCATCTGAAAACTCCCATTTTTGACAACTG GCAGTGGGAGGAGGCGGAGATGCTGGTGCTCCTCAAGGTGATGTTCACCGACCTGGACTTCCTGACGGCGTTCCACATCGAGCTGTACGTCCTGCAGAACTTCCTGTTTGAAGTCTACTGCCACTACAACAGCATCCCCTTCCACAACTTCCAGCACTGCTTCTGCGTCACTCAGATG ATGTACGGGCTGATTTGGCTGACGGACCTCAGGAGTAAATTATCAAGGATCGACCTGTTCATCATGTTGACCTCGGCTCTGTGCCACGACCTCGACCACCCCGGCTACAACAACGTCTACCAG ATCAATGCTCAGACCGACTTAGCTCTTCGCTACAACGACATTTCACCCCTGGAAAATCACCACTGTGCCGTCGCCTTCGGCATCCTGTCCAAG CCAGAGTGCAACATCCTAAAAAACCTGACCTGCGAGCAGTACAAACAGATCCGATCAGGAATGATCAA atGTATTCTGGCCACCGACATGGCGAGACACAACGAAATTCTCAACAAGTTCAGAATCATGCAGCCGGTGTTCAACTTCACCAACAAGGACCACAAGGAAGTG ctgatgaagatcatggtGAAGGTGAGCGACATCTCCAACGAGGCCAGGCCGATGGCCGTGGCCGAGCCCTGGCTGGACTGTCTGCTGCAGGAGTTCTTCAACCAG AGTGACACAGAGAAACTCAAAGGGCTTCCAGTGGCTCCTTTCATGGACCGAGACAAAGTGTCCAAACCGTCCTCTCAGACCAACTTCATCCGATATGTTCTCCTGCCGCTCTTCACCGAGCTCACCAAGCTGTTCCCCTGCCTGGAG CAACATATTCTGGAGCCGGTCCGGCGAGCCCTGGAGTATTACTCTGACATGGAGAGAGCCagcaaggaggaggaggggacgACCAAagcatga